A DNA window from Sebaldella sp. S0638 contains the following coding sequences:
- a CDS encoding NAD(P)H-dependent oxidoreductase subunit E translates to MCPNRLKENGFRELEAFINSLDTKEGALITVLHRAQEIFGYLPKEVQEFIADKLNEPLASVYGVVSFYTFFTMIPKGDIAISVCMGTACFVRGAEKVLDEFQSRLGIKAGETSPDGKFSLDVLRCIGACGIAPVVLVNGKVYKKVEAGEVKNIVSEYM, encoded by the coding sequence ATGTGTCCGAACCGACTAAAAGAAAATGGATTCAGAGAACTGGAAGCATTCATAAATTCACTGGATACAAAGGAGGGAGCATTAATCACAGTTTTACACAGAGCTCAGGAAATCTTTGGTTACCTCCCCAAGGAAGTACAGGAATTCATAGCTGATAAACTTAATGAACCCCTTGCCAGTGTTTATGGCGTTGTTAGTTTTTATACTTTTTTTACTATGATTCCCAAAGGAGATATTGCGATATCTGTCTGTATGGGGACAGCCTGTTTTGTCAGAGGTGCTGAAAAAGTCCTTGATGAATTCCAGAGCAGGCTTGGAATAAAAGCTGGGGAAACCTCTCCCGACGGAAAATTTTCTCTGGATGTTCTGCGTTGTATAGGTGCCTGCGGAATTGCTCCTGTAGTATTGGTAAACGGTAAAGTATACAAGAAAGTAGAAGCAGGAGAAGTAAAAAATATTGTAAGCGAATATATGTGA
- a CDS encoding transcription repressor NadR, with protein MDNQERRNQILKILNESSESVKGSILGKKFNVSRQVIVQDISLLRATGEDIIATPNGYIKLRHEGIVNTIVCRHSGKYELEDELEIIVNYGGKILDVSVEHGVYGEVKGNLNIGNMGDIEQFMEKLGSSSVEPLCSLTDGLHMHTIETMNKESFEKIKSELLKKGYLIL; from the coding sequence TTGGATAATCAGGAAAGAAGAAACCAAATACTGAAAATATTAAATGAATCTTCCGAGAGTGTAAAAGGCAGTATTTTAGGAAAAAAGTTTAATGTTTCAAGACAGGTTATAGTACAGGATATATCTCTTTTGAGAGCAACAGGGGAAGATATCATAGCGACTCCTAACGGTTATATAAAACTCAGACATGAGGGAATAGTGAATACAATAGTCTGCCGTCATTCGGGGAAATATGAACTGGAGGATGAATTGGAAATTATAGTGAATTATGGCGGGAAAATTTTGGATGTATCAGTAGAACACGGTGTTTATGGTGAAGTAAAAGGAAATTTGAATATAGGAAATATGGGCGACATAGAGCAGTTTATGGAAAAGCTGGGATCATCAAGTGTAGAGCCGTTGTGTTCACTTACTGACGGACTTCATATGCATACAATTGAGACAATGAATAAAGAAAGTTTTGAAAAGATAAAAAGTGAATTATTAAAAAAGGGATATCTAATATTATAA
- a CDS encoding DUF2185 domain-containing protein — translation MGIKSELYGGFIVSKNILYGKPIKYSFREESSIQQLNGWNFYAIDEDEEYVSNPDNFIILSAKSMHNINPVILDIFSAPYGTDLCWLYENDIHVGFYDFNVEKEFSIIEMIKIINS, via the coding sequence ATGGGGATAAAAAGTGAACTTTATGGCGGTTTTATAGTTTCTAAGAATATTCTTTACGGGAAACCAATAAAATATTCATTTAGAGAAGAGAGTTCAATTCAACAGCTGAATGGCTGGAATTTTTATGCGATTGATGAAGATGAAGAATATGTTAGCAATCCTGATAATTTTATAATTTTAAGTGCGAAATCTATGCATAATATAAATCCTGTAATTTTGGATATTTTTAGTGCACCCTATGGAACTGATTTATGTTGGTTGTATGAGAATGATATTCATGTTGGTTTTTATGATTTTAATGTTGAGAAAGAGTTTTCTATTATTGAAATGATAAAAATAATAAATAGTTAA
- a CDS encoding anaerobic ribonucleoside triphosphate reductase — protein MDRMVYINKNDEERVTEYEGFSTIKNNFKEIFDGIINVEKNNTNNENANMSSDTPAGQMMKFASETSKDYALKYLVTPKYADAHKEGYIHIHDLDYYPTKTTTCVQYDLEDLFENGFKSKHGFIRQPKSISTYATLATIIFQTNQNEQHGGQSIPAFDFFMAKGVLKSFRRHLKYRVLAYLESDYVEEANQELKDLLVELIDSIVVTDEKKLILSSKLNLTMNEVEKAIHVAYYDTKYETYQAMEGFIHNLNTMHSRGGNQVVFSSINYGTDTSPEGRMLINELLNATIAGLGDGETPIFPIQIFKVKEGLNYSEEDYELALKNWDKAIKGELKYKTPNFDLLIKTTLTTAKRLFPNFVFLDATYNKHELWKMDDPNRYKHEVATMGCRTRVFENVVGEKTSIGRGNLSFTTINFPRLAVEAKNEILAENSGIDAQSLEDKAIERFLVKLQEYTEFVAEQLKERYLFQRTALAKQFPFMMRNNIWKGGNTLMGNDEVGTVLDSGTLGIGFIGGHNAMVALTGKGHGDSKKSYDTLIKALEIMNETVDKYKEKYKLNYSVLATPAESLSGRFTTIDKKRFGEIKDVNDREYYVNSFHIDVKSEISALEKIEKEGKFHELTKGGHITYVELDGEAKKNPVVILQIIKAMKDNNIGYGSINHPIDRCKSCGFESLIEIECPICGSEEISRTRRITGYLTGDLDSWNSFKKAEEKDRIKHGVSK, from the coding sequence ATGGATAGAATGGTGTATATAAATAAAAATGATGAAGAAAGAGTAACGGAATACGAAGGATTTTCGACAATAAAAAATAATTTTAAAGAGATTTTTGACGGTATTATAAATGTAGAAAAAAATAATACCAACAATGAAAATGCTAACATGTCATCTGATACTCCCGCAGGACAAATGATGAAATTTGCTTCTGAAACATCAAAGGATTATGCCCTGAAGTATCTGGTGACACCGAAATATGCTGATGCTCATAAGGAAGGATATATCCATATACATGATTTGGATTATTATCCTACGAAAACTACAACTTGTGTTCAGTATGATCTGGAAGACCTTTTTGAAAACGGATTTAAATCAAAGCACGGATTCATAAGACAGCCTAAAAGTATATCAACGTATGCTACACTGGCTACAATCATATTTCAGACAAATCAAAATGAGCAGCATGGAGGTCAATCGATACCGGCATTTGATTTTTTTATGGCAAAAGGAGTACTGAAATCTTTTAGAAGACACTTGAAGTACAGAGTTTTGGCATATCTTGAATCTGATTATGTGGAAGAAGCAAATCAGGAGTTAAAAGATCTTCTCGTGGAATTAATAGACTCGATTGTAGTAACTGATGAGAAGAAGCTAATTTTGTCGTCTAAGCTGAATTTGACAATGAACGAAGTAGAAAAAGCAATACATGTAGCGTATTATGATACTAAATATGAAACTTACCAGGCAATGGAAGGATTTATACATAACTTAAATACTATGCATTCACGTGGAGGAAATCAGGTAGTATTTTCTTCGATAAACTACGGTACTGATACATCACCTGAAGGAAGAATGCTTATAAATGAACTGCTGAATGCAACAATTGCAGGACTGGGAGACGGAGAAACACCTATTTTCCCTATTCAGATTTTTAAGGTAAAAGAAGGGCTTAATTATTCAGAAGAAGATTACGAATTAGCTCTTAAAAACTGGGATAAGGCAATAAAAGGAGAACTTAAGTACAAAACTCCAAACTTTGACTTATTAATAAAAACAACTTTAACAACAGCAAAAAGATTATTCCCTAATTTCGTATTTCTTGATGCTACATATAATAAGCACGAACTATGGAAAATGGATGATCCGAACAGATATAAACATGAAGTGGCAACAATGGGATGCAGAACAAGAGTTTTTGAAAATGTAGTAGGAGAGAAAACTTCTATAGGAAGAGGAAATCTGTCATTTACTACAATTAATTTTCCAAGACTCGCAGTAGAAGCAAAAAATGAAATTCTGGCAGAAAACAGCGGAATAGATGCACAATCACTTGAAGATAAAGCAATTGAAAGATTTTTAGTGAAACTTCAGGAGTATACAGAGTTCGTTGCGGAACAATTGAAAGAAAGATACCTGTTTCAAAGAACAGCACTTGCAAAACAGTTTCCTTTCATGATGAGAAACAACATCTGGAAAGGCGGAAATACTCTTATGGGTAATGATGAAGTAGGTACGGTTCTGGATTCAGGAACATTGGGAATAGGATTTATCGGAGGTCATAATGCTATGGTGGCTCTGACTGGTAAAGGTCACGGAGACAGCAAGAAGTCATACGATACTTTGATAAAAGCTTTGGAAATAATGAATGAAACAGTGGATAAATATAAGGAAAAATATAAGTTGAACTACTCTGTACTGGCTACGCCGGCAGAAAGTCTGTCAGGAAGATTTACAACTATTGATAAGAAAAGATTTGGTGAAATCAAAGATGTAAATGACAGAGAATATTATGTAAATTCATTCCATATTGATGTAAAATCTGAAATTTCGGCTCTTGAAAAAATAGAGAAAGAAGGAAAATTTCATGAGCTTACAAAAGGCGGACACATTACATATGTAGAATTAGACGGAGAGGCAAAAAAGAATCCTGTAGTAATTCTACAGATAATAAAAGCTATGAAAGATAATAACATAGGTTACGGTTCTATTAACCATCCTATAGACAGATGTAAGTCATGCGGATTTGAAAGTCTTATTGAAATAGAATGTCCTATATGCGGAAGCGAGGAAATTTCCAGAACAAGAAGAATAACAGGATATCTAACAGGAGATCTTGACAGCTGGAATTCATTTAAGAAAGCTGAAGAAAAGGACAGGATAAAGCACGGAGTGTCTAAATGA
- a CDS encoding GntR family transcriptional regulator — translation MMKFDKIEEYILNNIKSDVYLSEEKIESENELAKKFGVSRMTCRKAIENLVQRNYLYKIKGKGTYVKNNENKHIIYLNEAIGFSERTKRENLNAVTHVLLYEERFPSDQISKKLNINKDERIVYLKRLRFINEEPVVVEITYIPKKFVNEKKLNEFFESKYNYALSENYKIKEMQKEYMGVLPNRDIKELLNIKENIPVFKLENTAVLENDEIFEYTKAYYNQEKYKFLEILKKDIDKY, via the coding sequence ATGATGAAATTCGATAAAATAGAAGAGTATATTTTAAATAATATAAAAAGTGACGTATATTTATCAGAGGAAAAAATAGAATCTGAAAATGAGCTGGCAAAAAAATTCGGAGTGAGCCGTATGACATGCAGAAAAGCCATTGAAAATCTCGTTCAGAGAAATTATCTGTACAAAATAAAAGGAAAAGGTACCTATGTAAAAAATAATGAAAATAAGCATATAATTTATTTGAATGAGGCAATAGGGTTCAGCGAAAGAACAAAAAGAGAAAATCTAAATGCAGTTACTCATGTTCTTTTGTATGAGGAACGTTTCCCGTCTGATCAGATCAGCAAAAAACTTAATATAAACAAGGATGAACGCATAGTATATCTGAAAAGACTAAGATTTATTAATGAAGAACCTGTGGTTGTGGAAATAACATATATCCCCAAGAAATTTGTAAACGAAAAAAAATTAAATGAATTCTTTGAATCTAAGTATAATTACGCATTAAGCGAGAATTACAAGATAAAAGAAATGCAGAAAGAATACATGGGTGTACTGCCGAACAGAGATATAAAGGAACTGCTTAATATAAAAGAAAATATACCGGTATTTAAGCTGGAAAATACAGCGGTGCTTGAAAATGATGAAATATTCGAGTATACAAAGGCTTATTATAATCAGGAAAAATATAAATTTTTGGAAATTTTAAAAAAAGATATTGACAAATATTGA
- the mngA gene encoding PTS 2-O-a-mannosyl-D-glycerate transporter subunit IIABC yields the protein MNLKKLTGEDLIILKADYKSKQEALEALAEKLFKSGKISDKEGYLKDVEAREKQGATNVGMKLAIPHGKSAYVLEPCFAAATVKTPIKDWEKIDEDSEDAELIFLIAVPDSQAGSTHIEILTKLTSKLADEELIEKLLKADSSEKFLELLSEEEVKKENKDTNAERLILGVTACPAGIAHTYMAAESLEKAGRKLNVNVRTEKQGANGIEGRFTNEELAKAEAVIFAVEVAVKEKERFTGIPSIEVPVAEPIKNGEGLIKKALEIAKKGRSAYTAVQEPERKLSFREESKRAILTGISYIVPLIVAGGMLLAIATLMKQTLHLEALWDQENSWLWMYRKLSGGLLGTLMVPVLAAYISFSISDKPGLAPGFAAGFAANLINSGFLGGLVGGFLAGYIMKWIKANIKGGKTLHGFFNFFLYPVLGTFVVGTLMMFVVGKPVAWLNTALTDWLNAMQGANAILLGAIVGAMVSFDLGGPVNKAAYAFCLGAMGNGNLVPYAAFASVKMVSAFTTTLVTKLKPHYFLEEERELGNSTWILGLAGITEGAIPVALNDPFRVLGAFVAGSMVTGAMVVYFKLGLGVPGAGILSMLFMNMDGAESSLAGGVLWLVAALIGTAISTVLLLILKGHKYKKSISK from the coding sequence ATGAATTTGAAAAAATTAACGGGAGAAGATTTGATAATCCTGAAAGCTGATTACAAATCAAAGCAGGAAGCGCTGGAAGCTCTGGCTGAAAAGCTTTTTAAAAGCGGAAAGATAAGCGATAAAGAGGGTTATCTTAAAGATGTAGAAGCCAGAGAAAAGCAAGGGGCAACAAATGTCGGTATGAAACTTGCTATTCCGCACGGGAAGTCAGCGTATGTACTAGAGCCGTGTTTTGCTGCTGCTACAGTGAAAACTCCCATTAAAGACTGGGAAAAAATAGATGAGGATTCAGAAGATGCGGAACTTATATTTTTAATAGCAGTACCGGATTCACAAGCCGGGAGTACTCATATTGAAATATTGACTAAACTTACGTCAAAACTTGCTGATGAAGAATTAATAGAAAAACTTTTGAAAGCTGACAGCAGTGAAAAATTTCTGGAACTACTTTCGGAAGAGGAAGTAAAAAAAGAAAACAAAGATACTAATGCAGAAAGATTAATACTCGGGGTTACTGCATGTCCCGCAGGAATAGCACATACATATATGGCAGCGGAATCTTTGGAAAAAGCCGGGAGAAAGCTTAATGTAAATGTAAGAACAGAGAAACAGGGAGCAAACGGAATAGAAGGAAGATTCACTAATGAAGAGCTTGCCAAAGCAGAAGCAGTAATATTTGCAGTTGAGGTAGCAGTAAAAGAAAAGGAAAGATTCACAGGAATTCCAAGTATAGAAGTACCTGTTGCGGAACCGATTAAGAATGGTGAGGGTCTTATAAAGAAAGCACTTGAAATTGCTAAAAAAGGAAGAAGTGCTTATACAGCAGTACAGGAACCTGAGAGAAAGCTTTCATTCAGAGAAGAATCAAAAAGAGCAATTTTAACAGGAATATCATATATAGTACCCCTTATTGTCGCGGGAGGAATGCTTCTTGCCATAGCTACACTTATGAAGCAGACACTTCATCTGGAAGCTTTATGGGATCAGGAAAATTCATGGCTTTGGATGTACAGAAAATTAAGCGGTGGACTGCTTGGAACATTAATGGTACCGGTACTTGCAGCGTATATTTCGTTTTCAATATCTGATAAGCCGGGTCTTGCACCGGGATTTGCGGCAGGATTCGCAGCGAACCTTATTAATTCAGGATTTCTTGGAGGATTAGTCGGAGGATTCCTTGCAGGTTATATAATGAAGTGGATCAAAGCTAATATAAAAGGCGGAAAAACGCTTCATGGTTTCTTTAATTTCTTTTTGTATCCAGTATTAGGGACATTTGTAGTAGGAACACTTATGATGTTTGTAGTGGGGAAACCGGTGGCATGGCTGAATACAGCGCTGACGGACTGGCTGAATGCAATGCAGGGAGCAAATGCAATTTTACTCGGGGCAATAGTGGGAGCAATGGTTTCATTTGACCTCGGAGGACCGGTGAATAAAGCAGCCTATGCTTTCTGTCTAGGAGCAATGGGGAACGGGAATCTCGTGCCTTATGCAGCTTTTGCATCTGTAAAAATGGTGTCGGCATTCACAACGACACTGGTGACTAAGCTGAAACCGCATTATTTTCTGGAAGAGGAAAGAGAGCTGGGAAATTCTACATGGATACTGGGACTTGCTGGAATTACAGAAGGTGCGATTCCTGTGGCGTTAAATGATCCTTTCAGGGTTTTGGGAGCATTTGTAGCGGGATCAATGGTTACAGGAGCAATGGTAGTATATTTCAAACTCGGGCTTGGGGTTCCCGGAGCAGGAATACTTTCTATGCTGTTTATGAATATGGACGGAGCGGAAAGTTCTCTTGCAGGAGGAGTTTTATGGCTGGTAGCAGCACTAATAGGAACTGCTATTTCAACTGTTTTACTATTAATCTTAAAAGGGCATAAGTATAAGAAAAGTATTTCAAAATAA
- a CDS encoding histidine kinase — MKFTLNNIYGINGIEKIDLKEIIKAFGEPDERKIERDSEYKDFNVYFVYSELELRIFYRTNYFLERDLVDFHSLSFIVKELYLENGLKIKNGEDIREVLTKIRYHHKKLNKEFEFEYEEHEYGGSYDFTNLDITIYFEKEGRIKYLDDIYVDLPYEDNPEVPSLEEILYMK, encoded by the coding sequence ATGAAATTCACATTAAATAATATCTATGGAATTAACGGAATAGAGAAAATTGATTTGAAAGAAATAATAAAAGCATTTGGAGAACCAGATGAAAGAAAAATAGAAAGAGATAGTGAATACAAAGATTTTAATGTATATTTTGTATATTCCGAATTGGAACTTCGAATTTTCTATAGAACTAATTATTTTTTAGAAAGAGATTTGGTTGATTTTCACTCTTTGAGTTTTATAGTGAAAGAATTATATTTGGAAAATGGATTAAAAATAAAAAATGGTGAAGATATAAGAGAAGTTTTGACAAAAATCAGATATCATCATAAAAAATTAAATAAAGAATTTGAGTTTGAATATGAAGAACATGAATATGGCGGTTCATATGACTTTACTAATTTAGATATAACAATTTATTTTGAAAAAGAAGGCAGAATAAAGTATTTAGATGATATTTATGTGGACTTGCCTTATGAAGATAATCCGGAAGTGCCTTCTCTGGAAGAAATATTATATATGAAATAG
- the mngB gene encoding mannosylglycerate hydrolase: MDWKVHVIPHMHWDREWYFTTEESRILLVNNMEEILERLENDEDYKYYMLDGQTAILEDYFDVKPENRERVKNLVQKGKLIIGPWYTQTDEMMVGGESIVRNLLYGIKDSEEFGDYMKIGYLPDSFGQSAQLPQILNGFGIKDTVFWRGCSERHGTNKTEFLWQSNDGSEVTAQILPLGYAIGKYLPLNEEELKDRLDKYFPVLERGAVTENIILPNGHDQMPLQQNIFEVMDMMKKIYPDKDFFISRYENIFAELEKNREKLDVIKGEFNDPKYMRVHRTISSTRMDIKIANVTIENKITNILEPLASIAYSLGFEYHHGLIELMWKEIMKNHAHDSISCCCTDQVHREIMARFELAHDKADKLIDFYMRKIVDAIEDKDGMDKLTAFNLLPYERTETIETKIRLRGGNFTIYNKKGEEIPYYIKEKKELDPGLIDRQIVHYGNYDPFHEFSIQFLAENIPAVGYETYYIKYNTGNEGLKETKEEKAFIENEYYKITVNSNGTINLFDKKLMKEYKELLMAEDGSDDGDEYDYSPLKDDFIVTNKDIDAEIKFEHTSFAETIYVSYEMEIPKDLDSRKNKIKDSKMMVSTEIKLRKNSDKVEVKTEIDNQSKDHRVRFIVPTGYKSTESVSDNQFGTIKRPVIDTANEVWETENWKEKPVPVYQMMSFADLNDGNSGMSLLTNGLREYEITGEDFSEIALTLFRGIGLLGKEEMYYRPGRPSGIKLETPDSQMLGKLTFEFAIFTHSGNEIDGLAPQKGKEYVTPVYVYNKIPYNAMRLNPAGFNTPEKYSLFSKKIEGSILSAVKKAEKEDALLVRIYNPNINKNIQDSFILDTNIKNIYETNLNEDKLNDLDSTDIVLKPCQVKTMALSR; encoded by the coding sequence ATGGACTGGAAAGTACATGTAATACCCCATATGCATTGGGACAGAGAGTGGTATTTTACGACAGAGGAATCAAGAATTCTTCTGGTAAATAATATGGAAGAAATACTTGAAAGACTGGAGAATGACGAAGATTATAAGTATTATATGCTGGACGGGCAGACAGCTATTCTTGAGGATTACTTTGATGTAAAGCCTGAAAACAGGGAAAGAGTAAAAAATCTGGTACAAAAAGGAAAGCTTATAATCGGTCCCTGGTACACTCAGACAGATGAAATGATGGTAGGGGGAGAATCAATAGTTAGAAACCTTCTTTATGGTATAAAAGATTCAGAGGAATTCGGGGATTATATGAAAATAGGATATCTTCCCGATTCCTTCGGGCAGAGTGCGCAGCTGCCGCAGATTTTGAACGGGTTTGGTATAAAGGATACGGTTTTTTGGAGAGGATGTTCTGAAAGACACGGAACAAATAAAACGGAATTTTTATGGCAGTCTAATGACGGAAGTGAAGTTACTGCACAGATACTGCCTTTGGGATATGCAATAGGAAAATATCTGCCGCTTAACGAGGAAGAGCTGAAAGACAGGCTGGATAAATATTTTCCAGTGCTGGAGAGAGGAGCAGTAACTGAGAATATTATACTTCCAAACGGGCATGACCAGATGCCGCTTCAGCAAAATATATTTGAAGTAATGGATATGATGAAAAAAATATACCCTGACAAAGATTTTTTTATTAGCAGATATGAGAATATATTTGCAGAACTGGAAAAAAACAGGGAAAAGCTTGATGTAATAAAAGGCGAATTTAATGATCCGAAGTATATGAGAGTGCATAGAACTATATCATCAACAAGAATGGATATAAAAATCGCAAATGTTACTATAGAAAATAAAATAACAAATATTCTGGAACCGCTTGCTTCTATAGCTTATTCACTTGGCTTTGAGTATCATCACGGGCTGATAGAGCTTATGTGGAAGGAAATTATGAAAAATCATGCACATGACAGTATCAGCTGCTGCTGTACAGATCAGGTGCACAGGGAAATAATGGCAAGATTTGAACTGGCTCATGATAAAGCTGATAAGCTGATAGATTTTTATATGAGAAAAATCGTGGATGCAATAGAAGATAAAGACGGAATGGATAAACTAACAGCATTTAACCTTCTGCCGTATGAGCGTACAGAGACTATAGAAACAAAAATAAGGCTGAGAGGCGGGAATTTCACTATATATAATAAAAAAGGAGAAGAAATTCCCTATTATATAAAGGAGAAAAAAGAACTGGATCCGGGACTGATAGACAGACAAATAGTACATTACGGAAATTATGATCCGTTCCATGAGTTTTCAATACAGTTTTTGGCAGAAAATATTCCTGCCGTGGGTTATGAGACATATTATATTAAGTATAATACAGGCAATGAAGGGTTGAAAGAAACAAAAGAAGAAAAAGCTTTTATTGAGAATGAATATTATAAGATTACAGTTAATTCAAACGGAACTATAAATCTTTTTGATAAAAAGCTGATGAAGGAATACAAGGAACTGCTTATGGCAGAAGACGGTTCTGACGACGGGGATGAATATGATTATTCACCTTTGAAAGATGATTTTATAGTTACAAATAAAGATATAGATGCAGAAATAAAATTTGAACATACTTCGTTTGCTGAAACAATATATGTTTCATATGAAATGGAAATACCAAAGGATCTTGACAGCAGAAAAAATAAAATAAAAGATTCAAAAATGATGGTTTCTACAGAAATAAAATTAAGAAAAAATTCTGATAAAGTGGAAGTAAAAACAGAAATAGATAATCAGTCGAAAGATCACAGAGTCAGATTCATAGTTCCTACAGGATATAAAAGTACAGAATCTGTGTCGGATAATCAGTTCGGAACTATAAAAAGACCGGTTATAGATACTGCAAATGAAGTATGGGAAACGGAGAATTGGAAGGAAAAACCGGTTCCTGTATATCAAATGATGTCTTTTGCAGATTTGAATGACGGGAATTCGGGTATGTCACTGCTGACAAACGGACTTCGTGAATATGAGATAACAGGAGAAGATTTTAGCGAGATAGCACTTACATTATTCAGAGGAATAGGACTTCTGGGGAAAGAAGAGATGTATTACAGACCGGGAAGACCGTCTGGAATAAAGCTAGAAACCCCTGATTCACAGATGCTTGGTAAATTAACATTTGAATTTGCCATATTTACACACAGCGGAAATGAAATAGACGGACTGGCTCCGCAAAAAGGAAAAGAGTATGTCACTCCGGTTTATGTTTATAACAAAATTCCTTATAATGCCATGAGATTAAATCCAGCAGGGTTTAATACACCTGAGAAATATTCGCTGTTTAGCAAAAAAATAGAGGGAAGTATTCTCAGTGCAGTGAAAAAAGCAGAAAAAGAAGATGCTCTGCTGGTAAGGATATATAATCCAAATATTAATAAAAATATACAGGATTCATTTATTTTGGATACTAATATAAAGAATATATATGAAACAAATTTAAATGAAGATAAACTAAATGATCTGGATAGTACGGATATTGTTCTAAAACCATGTCAGGTAAAAACTATGGCTTTATCCAGATAA
- a CDS encoding PTS transporter subunit IIC: MNNTLVKILNGMALGLMASLVTGVILKQIGTYLHIKELIMFGQVAQYMMGPAIGAGVALSLEAPPLGVFASVVCGMLGAGTIKYGGSSYILASGEPVGALAASVAGALASKVVFGKTKCDIIVVPGISIITGGVVSVFASPYISRFMMLIGNIINKSTNLNPLPMGILVALIMGIIITSPISSAAVAISLGLSGLSAGAATIGCACHMIGFAVAGYKDNGFNGLISHGVGTSKLQMANSIKNPLILVPPMVASVILGGVGAAIFKMENNKIGAGMGTSGLVGQFTTFEVMGEKSLLPMILLHFVFPAVIALLVSGVMRKMGLIKQGDMKI, translated from the coding sequence TTGAACAATACTTTGGTAAAAATTTTGAACGGAATGGCATTAGGGTTAATGGCATCGCTGGTAACAGGGGTTATTCTTAAGCAGATAGGGACATATCTGCATATCAAGGAATTAATTATGTTCGGGCAGGTAGCGCAGTATATGATGGGGCCGGCCATTGGAGCAGGAGTGGCATTATCACTTGAAGCACCGCCTTTAGGAGTTTTTGCATCTGTAGTATGCGGTATGCTCGGAGCAGGAACCATTAAATACGGGGGAAGTTCGTATATACTTGCATCGGGTGAACCTGTGGGAGCACTTGCAGCCAGTGTAGCCGGAGCACTTGCCTCAAAAGTGGTATTTGGTAAAACTAAGTGTGATATTATTGTTGTTCCGGGTATTTCCATAATAACCGGAGGAGTAGTAAGCGTGTTTGCTTCGCCGTATATAAGCAGATTTATGATGCTTATAGGAAACATAATAAATAAATCTACGAATTTGAATCCTCTGCCTATGGGAATTCTTGTAGCACTAATAATGGGAATTATAATAACTTCTCCGATAAGCAGTGCAGCTGTGGCAATATCCCTTGGTTTGTCGGGATTATCAGCAGGAGCGGCAACTATAGGATGTGCATGTCATATGATAGGTTTCGCAGTGGCAGGATATAAGGATAACGGATTTAACGGACTTATATCGCATGGAGTGGGAACTTCAAAGCTGCAGATGGCTAACAGCATAAAAAATCCTCTTATTCTGGTACCGCCGATGGTAGCATCGGTAATACTCGGAGGTGTAGGGGCGGCAATATTTAAGATGGAAAATAATAAAATCGGAGCAGGAATGGGGACAAGCGGTCTAGTGGGGCAGTTCACCACATTTGAAGTAATGGGGGAGAAGTCACTTCTTCCTATGATTCTTCTGCATTTTGTATTTCCTGCTGTAATAGCTCTTTTAGTATCTGGTGTTATGAGAAAAATGGGACTTATAAAACAAGGGGATATGAAAATATAA